In Amycolatopsis sp. FBCC-B4732, the genomic stretch CCGTCGCGGTGACCTCCGTGTCCACTTTGGATGAGCTGCGGCCGGTGGCTCGCCCGGCCGAACTGCCCGCGCCGGCGATCCCGGCGCTGCTCGGCCACGGCAACGGCTTCCGCTGGTTCAACCAGCTCGAACCGGTGTGGCCGGACGCCGAACCCGCCGACCCGCCCGCGGCGCCCGTCGCCGAGCCGGAGCCCGAGACCCGGGGTGGCCTGCGCCGCCGCGTCCGCGGGGCCCAGCTGCCCGACCCGGGCACGACGGCGGCGGTGGCCGACGACGACAAGCCGCGCCACGACCCGGACGCGACCAAGCTCGCCATGGACGGCTTCCAGAGCGCTTTCGCGAGGGCCGCCGAGGTCAGCGCGATGGACACCGACCCGCCGTCCGCCCCACCGACGGTGGTGACCGCACCCGTCGCCCCCGCACTTTCACGTGAAAGTGCTGACCTGGGCGCTGCACTTTCACGTGAAAGTGCGGCTTTGCTGCCGGGCGATGGCGCGTCGCTGCCGGTGCGCGTTCCCGGGGAGTCGGCGATGCCCGGTGGCGCGGTTCCCGCCGTGGCGCCGGCCGCCGCGGCCCCGCAGTCCCGGGACGGCCTGGTCCGCCGCGTCCCCGGAGCCCAGCTCGCCCCCGGCCTGCGCCAGCAGCCCGCGGGGCGGCCGATCGCCCGAGCCGTCGTCAACCGCAGCAAGCGGGACCCGGCGGCCGAGCGAGCGGCGTTCGACGCGTTCGCCGCCGGCCTCGCCAAGGCGGACGCGGTTACGGCAGACAGCCCGCCCCAAGGCGTGGTCGCCGGTCGTGTGATGGAACGAGGAGAAGAGAGCAGGAAATGAGCATCCCCGCACCTGGCGTCAGTGTCGAAGCCCAGAACTTCAACTGGCTGGTGAGCCGCTTCGCGCAGCACACCGCGGGCGCGATCGCCGCCATCGCGGTCTCGGCCGACGGCTTGCTGATCGCGGTGTCCTCGGAGCTCGAGCGCTCCAACGCCGACCGCCTCGCCGCGATCTCCTCCGCCATGCTCGGCCTCGCGCACGGCGTCTCCGAAAGCCACCCGCTCGGCTCGCCGGACAAGGTGATCATCGAACTGGAGCACGGCTACCTGCTGGTCTGCACCATCAGCATCGGCTGCTCGCTCGGCGTCCTCGCCAACAAGCAGGCCAGCCTCGGCACGATCGCCTACGAGATGGCGATGTTCGCCAACCGCGCCACCGAAGTCCTCACGCCGGGCCTGATCGAGGAGCTCAAGAACACCGTGGGTGCGTGATGGCCGAAGAGCCGGACATCTCGCTGCTGCGGCCGTACCTGATGACCTCGGGGCGGGCGCAGCCGGTGGACCAGACCCTCGAGATCGAGGCGCAGGTCATGACGTCCCGCCTGGGCGCGGCCTCGCACCCGAAGCTCACGTTCGAGCGGCAGGAAATCGTTTCCCTCTGCCGGAGCACGATGTCGGTCGCCGAGGTGGCCGCCATGCTCGGCCTCCACATCGGCGTCGCCCGCGTGCTGGTGGCCGACCTCGCCGAGCTGGGGTACGTCGTCGTCCGGCGCCCGGGCAACCACAACAAGCACGACCTCGGCATGATCGAAAGGGTCATTCGTGGACTCGAAGCCATTCACTGAACCGGCGGCCCGCCCGCCGGCCCCGGTCAAGATCGTCATCGCGGGCGGCTTCGGCGTCGGCAAGACGACCGCGGTCGGCGCCATCTCGGAGATCAAGCCGCTGACGACCGAGGCGGCGATCACCTCGGTGGCGGCTTCGGTGGACCGCACCGGCCACGTCCCGGCCAAGACCACCACGACGGTCGCGCTGGACTTCGGCTGCATCACGATCGACGACGAGGTCAAGCTGTACCTGTTCGGCACCCCCGGCCAGGACCGCTTCGGCTTCATGTGGCAGGACCTGGTCCACGGCGCGCTGGGCGCACTGGTGATCGTGGACACCCGCCGCATGGACGACTGCTACCCGGCGGTCGACTACTTCGAGAAGGCCGGCCTGCCGTTCGTGGTGGGGGTGAACATGTTCAACGGCTCGCTCGGCCACAACCTGGAGGACATCCGCTGGGCCCTCGCGGTCGGCGACGACGTCCCCCTGATCACGTTCGACGCGCGGCAGAAGCTTTCGGTGCGGGACGCGCTGCTCGCGGTGCTGCACAACACGTTCAAGAAGGCCCGAGCCCAGGCGGGCGCGGGGGCGTGAGGGGTTCTCGACAGGTCTGGAGAGCTCCAGGGAGGGGTTCCCGAGACGTACCCGGGACTACCCGACTACACTGATCCACGGACCCCGCGCGGCGTCCACCCTGTGAACCTCCCCAGGGCCGGAAGGCAGCAAGGATAAGCAGGCTCTGACGGGTGCGCGGGGTCCCCTTCTTTTCGGCTCCGGCTCTCGGGGCTTCGCCCCTTCGCCGGGCCTTCACTTCGTCCTTTTGCCCGGGGGCCGAGCCCCCGGACCCCCACGGTGCCTTGTGCGCCGGCTGGGGGGTCTGCCGTGGCATCCCCGCGAGTGAGAGCGGGCGTGAGCGGGGTGTGGCGGGCGCGGGTGAGAGCGGGCTCTAGAACAGGCCCAGGACGTCGTCCGGGGGTTTTGGGGGCGGTGGGGTGTCCGCGTCCGTGATCACCGCTGCTCGGCCTGCCAGTTTGTGCAGCTCCGGGCCGTGGACGCACCTCGCCGGGAACGCCGCCGAGGCCGTTCGGCGCTCGAGCTCCGCTGTCGGCAGTGCCGAAGCCGAGGCCGCGAAGACCAGGTTGCCGAAGCGGCGGCCCTTCAGGACCGCCGGGTCCGCCAGCACCAGGACCTCCGGGAAGACCGCCAGCAGCGTCGCCAGGAAGCGGCGGGCGAACGGCAGGCCCGAGCCGTCCGTGATGTTCGCCAGGTACGTGCCCGGGGGGCGGAGGATGCCGGCGATCGCGCGGGTCGCCTCCAGCGTGGCCAGGCCGCCCGCCAGCTTCGCGCGCTCGAACGCGTCGACCACCACCAGGTCCGCCGTGTCCTCGCGGCGGGTCGCCAGGCCCGTGCGGCCGTCGGTGATCCGGACGCGCAGGCCCGGGAGCCGCAGGCCCAGCTGGGCGCGGACCAGGTCGACCAGCTCGCCGTCGGCGTCGAACACCAGCTGCCGCGAGCCCGGGCGCGTCGCCGCCACGTAACGCGGCAGCGTGCACGCCGCGCCACCGATGTGCAGCGCGTCGACGGGCCCCGGCGGCAGCAGGTCCACCACGTCCCCGAACCGGCGGACGTAGTCGAACTCCAGGTCGGCCGGGTCGTCGAGGTCGACATAGGACTGCGCGACGCCGTCCACCGACAGCAGCCACGCGTTGCCCCGGTCGGCGTCCCGGACCAGCTCCGCGGTCCCGAACTGCACCGGGTACCGCCCGGGCACCGGCCCGGTCTTCCGCGAACGACTCACGAACCCGGAGGTTATCGGAAACATTCCGCCCGGCCCGGCGATAAGTGAGCGGAACGATCATCGATCGAGGGGGTTTTTCTTGCGTGCGAACGCAGTAATCGCCACTGTGGCACTCGCCGCCGTCGCCTGGGCGACGCCGGCCGCCGCGGACGTCCTGCCCGACCGGGCCCAGGCCGTTTCGCTGCTGGAGACCGGCGGACCCGGCGTCAGCCGCGCCGCCGAAGCGGCACTGCTCGGCTCAGCCGCCGACCTGCAGACCTTCCTGACCACCGGCCAGTTCCGGGCGAAGAACGACGACGACCGCGTCCTGGTCAACCAGGCCATGGCGAGCGGCGGCCCGGTCACCAAGCGCGCCGCCCAGCAGGCGCTGGACGGTACCGTCGAGGACATCCGGGCCTTCCTCGCCACCGGGCTGCCCCAGGCGCGGATCGCGGACGACCGGATCGCGGTCGGCCAGGCCATGAACACCGGCGGCCCCACCGTCAACGCCCGGGCCCAGAAGGCCCTCGACGGCACGGCCGCCGACGTCCGCGCCTTCCTCGAGACCGGCCTGCAGCAGGCGCGCGACACCGACGAGCGGATCACCGCCAACCAGGCGCTCGCCGCCGGCGGTCCCGAGGTCCAGGCCGCCGCGCAGGCCGCGCTCGACGGCACCCCGGACGACGTCCGGTACTTCCTCTCGCTGTGGCGCCAGGTCGCCGCGAACGGGGACGCCGAACTCGCCGCGCTCCAGGCGCAGGTCGACTACGGCAAGGCCGCCGCGGCCAACCACAGCGCGATCGGCGTCCGGCTGGCCCGCAGCCGCGCCACCACCATCGCCTCGGACGCGCGCCAGGCGAACACCGACCGGCTCGCCGGCCAGCGGGCCCAGGCCCAGCACGACGCGCAGGTCGCGGCCGGTGCGGCCGCCGACGCCGAGCAGCAGGCCCGCGACGCCGCCGCCCGCGCGGCGCAAGCCAAGGCCGACAACGACCAGCTGCTCACCGCCGCGGCCGACCCGGCGCTGACCGTGCCGAACGGCCGCCGTGCGGCGGCCTACCTGCTGCGAAACGGCAGCCCCGCCGTCAAGAACGCGGCTCACGTCGCGCTGAGCGGTTCCGACGACGACGTCGTCACCTTCGTGCGCAGCGGGCTCGCGGCCGCGCAGGAGACCGACGACCGGGCCGCCGTGGCGGCGATCGCGGCCGACCCGAAGGCGCGCCCCGGGCTGCGGCAGGCCGCCCGTGACGCGCTCGCCGGGCCGTACGCCGGCGTCGCCGCGCTGCTCGCCACCGGCGACTACCCGGGCCGCGACACCGACGACCGCGTCGAGGTCAACCAGATCATGGCGGCCGGTGGCCCGTCGACGAAGCCGGCGGCGCAGAAGGCGCTGGACGGCACCGTCGCCGACGTCCGCGAGTTCCTCGCCCACGGGCAGTACGTCGCGCACCTGATCGACCTGCGCGTCTACGCGACCCGGACGTTGTCCGAGGGCCCCGAGGTCGAGGCCGTCGCGCAGGGCGTCCTCGACGGGCCGGACTCGTTCCTGCAGCCGTACCTGGACGGTGGCCTGGCGAAGGCGCGAGCGCGTGACGCCTTCACCGCGGAGCACGTCGCCAAGGTGAACGCGCTCCTGGCGCAGCTGCCCTGACCGCACGGCGAAGGTTGTCGGACCCTGGCGGTAGTCTCGCGGCGTGGCTCTCGCGCTGTACCGCAAGTACCGTCCGGCGACCTTCGCCGAGGTCGTCGGTCAGGAGCATGTGACCGATCCCCTCCGCACGGCGTTGGCCGCCGGGCGGATCAACCACGCCTACCTCTTCTCCGGCCCGCGCGGCTGCGGCAAGACGTCGAGCGCGCGCATCATGGCGCGCTCGCTGAACTGCGTCGAAGGCCCCACCCCGGACCCGTGCGGGAAGTGCAACTCCTGCAAGGCGCTCGCGCCCGAGGGGTCGGGCAGCGTCGACGTCACGGAGCTGGACGCGGCGAGCCACGGTGGTGTCGACGACGCCCGCGAGCTGCGGGACAAGGCGTTCTACGCGCCGGCCGAGTCGCGCTACCGCGTGTTCATCATCGACGAGGCACACATGGTCACCACGCAAGGCTTCAACGCCCTGCTGAAGATCGTGGAAGAGCCGCCGGAACACGTCATCTTCATCTTCGCCACCACCGAGCCGGACAAGGTGCTCACCACCATCCGCTCGCGCACGCACCACTACCCGTTCCGGCTGATCCCGCCGAGCTCGATGCGCGCGCTGCTGGAGCGCAACATCGCGGCGGAGGGCGTCGAGGTCGAGCCGTCGGTGTACCCGCTGGTCATCCGCGCGGGCGGCGGGTCGGCGCGTGACACGCAGTCGGTGCTCGACCAGCTGCTCGCCGGCGCCGGGCCCGAAGGCGTGTCGTACAGCCGGGCGGTGGCGCTGCTGGGCGTCACCGACGTCGCGCTGATCGACGACATGGTGGACGCGCTGGCGACCGAGGACGCGGCGACGGTGTTCGGCACGGTCGAGAAGCTCGCCGAAGCCGGCCACGACCCGCGCCGGTTCGCCACGGACCTGCTCGACCGGCTGCGCGACCTGGTGCTGCTGCGCGCGGTCCCGGATTCCGCGGGCGGGCTGGTGTCCGCGCCGGAGGAGGAACTGACGCGGATGGTGGCGCAGGCCGAGCGGATCGGCCTGGGAACGCTGTCGCGTTACGCGGATATCGTCCACAATGGACTCCTGGAGATGCGGGGCGCGACTTCTCCGCGGCTCGTGCTGGAGTTGCTGGCCGCCCGGATGCTGCTGCCGTCGGTGACGGACGCGGAGAAGGCGCTGCTGGCCCGCATCGAACGGCTGGAGCGCCGCGCGACGGCTCCGGCCGCCCCGGTCGAGGGTGGCGTCGAGCCGCCGATGCGGGCGACGGCGGAGGGGAAGTTCTCCCGTCCTTCGCAGCGCGCGGCTTCGGCTGGGCCCGCGCCGGTGGCGGAGGCGGCTGAGCCCGCGCCGTCGGCCGCGCCTCCGGCTGCTTCGGCCGGCAGTGCCGCCGCTTCGGCGGGCGCTGGTGCCGTGACTTCGGCTGCCGCAGCTTCGGCGGCTGGCCCTCAGTCCGCGGAGAGCGGCACGTCCGCGTCCGGCACTCCGGCCGCGCCGCCTTCCGACGGCGGCTGGAGCACCCCGCGCACCCCCGGCGGCGGCACGCCGGCCCCCGCCGCGCCCGCTCCTGCGGCACCCGCGCCCGCCGTGGCTGCCGCACCCGCTGCACCCGCGCCTGCGGCGGACGGCGCGATGGACGCCGCCGCGATCCGGAACATCTGGCCGCAGCTCATGACCGCGTTGCGCAAGTTCACCGGCGGGCGCAGCCTCGAAGCGATGCTGACGCAGGCCACAGTGGCGAGCGTCGAGGGACACGCCCTCACGCTCACGCACAAGTCCGAGCCCCTGTCCCGCCGCCTCTCCGATCAGGACAACGCGCGCAAGATCGCCGGCGCGCTGTCCGACGTCCTGGGCGGCGACTGGCAGGTCCGCTGTGTCCACGGCAACGCCCCGGCGGCCCCCGCCGCCCGCGCCCAGCAGGCGGCACCGGCTCCGGAGCGCTCGTTCACCCGCCAGTCCGCGGCAACGGCCGCCCCGCCCGCCGCCGCGGCCCCGGCCCGGCCCGCGACCCCGCCGCCGCCCGTGCGCCCCAAGGTCGCGACGAGCGAACCGGACATCCCGCTGCCCCCGGAACCGGCCGACGAGGACGACGAGGACCTCTACAACGAGGACGCCAGCCCGGCCCCGCCGCCGCCCCCACCGCCGCCGGACCAGGACCCGGACGAGCTGGCCCGCAAGCTCATCTCCGACCACCTCGGCGCCCGCCCGCTGGACTGATCGCCTGACCGCCGTCAGGACGCCCAGGGACCGATCCCGGTGACGCGGTCGGCGGTGATCCGCACGATCACCGCCGTCGGCGGGCCTGGTTGCCGAGCAGGTGCTTCTCGACCCCGAGGCAGCGCTGCGCCTGGCGGTCCAGCAGGTAGTGCGGCAGCCCGCGGGCGTCGACGCCGTCGTGGCGGCTCAGGAAGCCAGGTAAGCCTCGATCGCCGCGGCGATCGACGCGGCGAACTGCTGACGCCCCGCCGCGCTCGTCATCCGGGCCGCTTCCGCCGCGTTGCGCATGTTGCCGCACTCCACCAGGGCGGCCGGGCGGGTGGAGAGGTTCAAGCCGCCCAGGTCCCCGCGGGCCGACAGGCCGTTGCCGCCGATGTAGTTCGCCGTGCTGAAGCCGCCCGTGCGCATCGTGTCGCGCAGGACCTCCGCCAGCCGGAGGGAGGGCGGGCCCTGTGACTCGTTCAACGGCGGGGACGAATACGCGACGTGGAAGCCGTTCGCGCCGGCCGCCGTCGAGCCGTCGGCGTGGATCGAGACGACGGCGTCCGCGTTCGCCTCGTTGCCGATCGCCGCACGGCGGTCGACGCAGGGACCGACGCCCGTGTCGTCCTGTCGCGTGTAGACGACCCGGATCCCCTTGGCCGCCAACGCATCCCCGACCCGGTGGGCGACGTCGAACGTGAACGCGTGCTCCGGGTAGCCCGCGTTGGTCGCGGTGCCGGTGGTGTTGCACGGCTTGGTCTGGCCGCGCCCGGCGGGCACCGGGCGGTTGATCTCCGCCGGGTGGGACGCGTTGCCGCCGTTGTGCCCCGGGTCGAGCACGACGACCTTCCCCGGCGCGGGGGCCACCACCGAAGACGGCGCCGAGGTGGACGGCGGGGGCGGTGGGGTCACCGTCGTCGGCGTCGGCGTGACCGTCCGCGTGGTGACGGGAGCCGGTGCCGGGGCCGCCGGGGTCCCGTCGGAGCAGCCGGTGAGCAGCAGGGCACCGGCCAGCAGGGGTGGGGCAATCGCGCGTCGCACGGCGACCACGGTGCCACAGCCCGGCGCCCCGCGTGGCGCGACTACCCTGGTGGGGACACAGGCGTGCAGAGAGGACCGAGTGCGATCATGGTGCAACCCGGCGGCGGTTTCGACATTTCCCAGCTGATGCAGCAGGCCCAGCAGATGCAGCAGAAGCTCGTCGAGGCCCAGGAGGAGCTCGCCAACACCGAGGTCACCGGCACGGCCGGTGGCGGGCTGGTCACCGCGACCGTCTCCGGTGACAGCCAGCTGAAGAACCTGCAGATCGACCCGAAGGTGGTCGACCCGGACGACGTCGAGACGCTGTCCGACCTGATCGTGGCGGCGGTCCGCGACGCGTCGGCGAGCGCGCAGAAGCTCACCGAGCAGAAGCTCGGCCCGCTGGCCGGCGGCCTCGGTGGCGGTGGCGGCATGCCGGACCTCGGCGCCCTCGGCTTCGGCGGCTGACGAACTTGTACGAAGGTGTCGTCCAGGACCTGATCGACGAGCTCGGGCGGTTGCCCGGGGTCGGGCCGAAGAGCGCCCAGCGGATCGCGTTCCACCTGCTGGCCGCGGACCCGGCGGACATCTCGCGGCTGCAGGACGTCCTCGGCAAGGTCAAGGAAGGCGTGCAGTTCTGCGAGATCTGCGGCAACGTCTCCGAGCAGCCGACCTGCCGCATCTGCCGCGACGAGCGCCGCGACCTCACGGTCATCTGCGTGGTCGAGGAGCCGAAGGACGTCCTGGCCGTCGAGCGCACGCGCGAGTTCAAGGGCCGCTACCACGTCCTGGGCGGCGCGCTCGACCCGTTGTCGGGCATCGGCCCGGAGCAGCTGCGGATGCGCGAGCTGCTCAAGCGGCTCGGCGAGCACGACATCAGCGAGATCATCATCGCGACCGACCCCAACACCGAGGGCGAGGCCACGGCGACGTACCTCGTCCGGATGCTGCGCGACTTCCCCGGCCTGTCGGTGACGAGACTCGCCTCGGGTCTCCCGATGGGCGGCGACCTCGAGTTCGCCGACGAGCTGACGCTGGGCCGCGCGCTTTCGGGCCGCCGGGTGCTCTAGGCCGATCGACGGAAGATCACCCGGAACCCGGTGCCGCGGGTAAAGAATCATTGACCTGCGGCTGATGCGCGCTTAATGTCCATCGCGGCGTCCGGGGAGGGATGCCGTAGCGGCTGCACGGTCCCCTTCGGTGGCACCGTTTTCCCCGGGCGAACGACGTTCGCCGACCGGGGGGATGGACCGCGATGAAGCCGAGATCGTCGTCGAGACGGGGAATCGGGCTCTGGCGGAACACGGCGATCGTCGTGTTCCTCTTTTCGTTGCTGGCGGGGCTCGTCTCGCCACCGGCGCTCGCCGCCGACCCCGACGACCCCCCGGCGGTCCTGACCGACCGGGCCCGGACCGTCGCGGCGTGGCGCACCGGTGGCCCCGGCGTCAAGGAAGCGGCCGTGGCCGCGCTGGCCGGGACCGACGACGCCGTCCGGCAGTTCCTGTCCACCGGCCTCGCGAGCACCACCGCGCAGGACGACCGGGTGCAGGTGGCGCAGCTGCTGGCCACCGCGGGACCGGCGCTGAAGACGGCCGCGCAGGCCGCGCTGTCCGGCACCCCCGAGGAGATCAAGGCCTTCCTCACCACCGGCATCCGCGCGCCGTGGGAACAGGACACGCGGGTCCGGATCGCGCAGCTGATGGCCGTCGGCGGCCCCGGCGTGAAGGAAGCGGCCCAGGCGGCGTTGAACGGCACCGTCGCGGACCTCTCGCGGTTCGTGCTGTCGGGCCACGACACGGCGCTGGCGCACGACGAGCGCGTGCTGGCCGCGCAGATCCTCGCGGTCGGCGGGGCGGAAGTGAAGCGTGCCGCCCAGATCGCGTTGTCCGGCACGCGCGAAGAGCTGCAGGAATTCCTCGAGACCGGCCAGTACGCGGCCCGGGAGCGGGACGGCGAAGTCGCGACCGTGGCCGGCCTCGCGGCGGCGGCCAAGGAGGAAAGCGAGCGCGCGGCGACCGAAACGACGCTCGCGAAGCAGGCGTCGGAGCGGGCGGTCCAGGCCGCCGACCTGGCTCGCCAGGCTGCCGA encodes the following:
- a CDS encoding roadblock/LC7 domain-containing protein, which encodes MSIPAPGVSVEAQNFNWLVSRFAQHTAGAIAAIAVSADGLLIAVSSELERSNADRLAAISSAMLGLAHGVSESHPLGSPDKVIIELEHGYLLVCTISIGCSLGVLANKQASLGTIAYEMAMFANRATEVLTPGLIEELKNTVGA
- a CDS encoding DUF742 domain-containing protein, with translation MAEEPDISLLRPYLMTSGRAQPVDQTLEIEAQVMTSRLGAASHPKLTFERQEIVSLCRSTMSVAEVAAMLGLHIGVARVLVADLAELGYVVVRRPGNHNKHDLGMIERVIRGLEAIH
- a CDS encoding ATP/GTP-binding protein, which translates into the protein MDSKPFTEPAARPPAPVKIVIAGGFGVGKTTAVGAISEIKPLTTEAAITSVAASVDRTGHVPAKTTTTVALDFGCITIDDEVKLYLFGTPGQDRFGFMWQDLVHGALGALVIVDTRRMDDCYPAVDYFEKAGLPFVVGVNMFNGSLGHNLEDIRWALAVGDDVPLITFDARQKLSVRDALLAVLHNTFKKARAQAGAGA
- a CDS encoding spermidine synthase, whose protein sequence is MFPITSGFVSRSRKTGPVPGRYPVQFGTAELVRDADRGNAWLLSVDGVAQSYVDLDDPADLEFDYVRRFGDVVDLLPPGPVDALHIGGAACTLPRYVAATRPGSRQLVFDADGELVDLVRAQLGLRLPGLRVRITDGRTGLATRREDTADLVVVDAFERAKLAGGLATLEATRAIAGILRPPGTYLANITDGSGLPFARRFLATLLAVFPEVLVLADPAVLKGRRFGNLVFAASASALPTAELERRTASAAFPARCVHGPELHKLAGRAAVITDADTPPPPKPPDDVLGLF
- a CDS encoding ALF repeat-containing protein; this encodes MRANAVIATVALAAVAWATPAAADVLPDRAQAVSLLETGGPGVSRAAEAALLGSAADLQTFLTTGQFRAKNDDDRVLVNQAMASGGPVTKRAAQQALDGTVEDIRAFLATGLPQARIADDRIAVGQAMNTGGPTVNARAQKALDGTAADVRAFLETGLQQARDTDERITANQALAAGGPEVQAAAQAALDGTPDDVRYFLSLWRQVAANGDAELAALQAQVDYGKAAAANHSAIGVRLARSRATTIASDARQANTDRLAGQRAQAQHDAQVAAGAAADAEQQARDAAARAAQAKADNDQLLTAAADPALTVPNGRRAAAYLLRNGSPAVKNAAHVALSGSDDDVVTFVRSGLAAAQETDDRAAVAAIAADPKARPGLRQAARDALAGPYAGVAALLATGDYPGRDTDDRVEVNQIMAAGGPSTKPAAQKALDGTVADVREFLAHGQYVAHLIDLRVYATRTLSEGPEVEAVAQGVLDGPDSFLQPYLDGGLAKARARDAFTAEHVAKVNALLAQLP
- a CDS encoding DNA polymerase III subunit gamma and tau: MALALYRKYRPATFAEVVGQEHVTDPLRTALAAGRINHAYLFSGPRGCGKTSSARIMARSLNCVEGPTPDPCGKCNSCKALAPEGSGSVDVTELDAASHGGVDDARELRDKAFYAPAESRYRVFIIDEAHMVTTQGFNALLKIVEEPPEHVIFIFATTEPDKVLTTIRSRTHHYPFRLIPPSSMRALLERNIAAEGVEVEPSVYPLVIRAGGGSARDTQSVLDQLLAGAGPEGVSYSRAVALLGVTDVALIDDMVDALATEDAATVFGTVEKLAEAGHDPRRFATDLLDRLRDLVLLRAVPDSAGGLVSAPEEELTRMVAQAERIGLGTLSRYADIVHNGLLEMRGATSPRLVLELLAARMLLPSVTDAEKALLARIERLERRATAPAAPVEGGVEPPMRATAEGKFSRPSQRAASAGPAPVAEAAEPAPSAAPPAASAGSAAASAGAGAVTSAAAASAAGPQSAESGTSASGTPAAPPSDGGWSTPRTPGGGTPAPAAPAPAAPAPAVAAAPAAPAPAADGAMDAAAIRNIWPQLMTALRKFTGGRSLEAMLTQATVASVEGHALTLTHKSEPLSRRLSDQDNARKIAGALSDVLGGDWQVRCVHGNAPAAPAARAQQAAPAPERSFTRQSAATAAPPAAAAPARPATPPPPVRPKVATSEPDIPLPPEPADEDDEDLYNEDASPAPPPPPPPPDQDPDELARKLISDHLGARPLD
- a CDS encoding N-acetylmuramoyl-L-alanine amidase, whose product is MVAVRRAIAPPLLAGALLLTGCSDGTPAAPAPAPVTTRTVTPTPTTVTPPPPPSTSAPSSVVAPAPGKVVVLDPGHNGGNASHPAEINRPVPAGRGQTKPCNTTGTATNAGYPEHAFTFDVAHRVGDALAAKGIRVVYTRQDDTGVGPCVDRRAAIGNEANADAVVSIHADGSTAAGANGFHVAYSSPPLNESQGPPSLRLAEVLRDTMRTGGFSTANYIGGNGLSARGDLGGLNLSTRPAALVECGNMRNAAEAARMTSAAGRQQFAASIAAAIEAYLAS
- a CDS encoding YbaB/EbfC family nucleoid-associated protein; this translates as MVQPGGGFDISQLMQQAQQMQQKLVEAQEELANTEVTGTAGGGLVTATVSGDSQLKNLQIDPKVVDPDDVETLSDLIVAAVRDASASAQKLTEQKLGPLAGGLGGGGGMPDLGALGFGG
- the recR gene encoding recombination mediator RecR, with product MYEGVVQDLIDELGRLPGVGPKSAQRIAFHLLAADPADISRLQDVLGKVKEGVQFCEICGNVSEQPTCRICRDERRDLTVICVVEEPKDVLAVERTREFKGRYHVLGGALDPLSGIGPEQLRMRELLKRLGEHDISEIIIATDPNTEGEATATYLVRMLRDFPGLSVTRLASGLPMGGDLEFADELTLGRALSGRRVL